Part of the Arvicanthis niloticus isolate mArvNil1 chromosome 2, mArvNil1.pat.X, whole genome shotgun sequence genome, AATAAGGAGGCCCTGAGACAAGACAAAGCCAACAGGACTTAGTCATATTAGGATTAGACCCATTTAACACAGTGAATGTTCCTTGAACTAAGTTTAGCAGTCTCTTCCCAGTATTTGGGGAGAGTATCAGTGTCAGAGGTAACTTTAAGGAAGTGGGAGGAAGTCTCTCATCTTGTGGTTTTTTTCAAGACCACTGAGGTAGGGGGTCCCTGTTCAGAGAGTATCTTATTAGGGCCCACTGATTGACCAGGGGGGCACTCTATTTTGAGCCTGATGGTAAATATCACTTCAGGATCTGGTCCAGTTACATATAGTCTCAGGCCCCACTGTCTGCCTTTCACCCAACTTCTgtattccttccctttttctgtaAAAGTAATGTTAAGTTGGTTACACCATCCTGAATTTTTATACCATTGTAGGTTAGTCATGTCATCTGAATAACTCTTTTTCCCTATAAGGATACAGTCTCTTTTAGGGTCAGGGTGTATCCAGTGTCCGGTGTCTCCCATTTAATATCTCCATTCTTTACAATAGAATGACTCTAGTTCCCCACATGTTCTTGGCTTGCTTAAGTCCCTCCCATCTCGGGGGCACATATAGAAAGGGGTACTAGCAATGATAGTATGCACTCCAGAGTATGCACATCCCAGTCCCTCAAACCGGGGAATTGTAGGGTCATCATAAATATAGCAACCCATATGTCCAGACTGAGTATGGGTCAGCTGGGGGATATCTCAATGTTTAAGTCCAGCTGCCAATTGACAACATTCCGGTTCTAGGGTAGGCCACAAAGTATATGGGGGTGCACCTCTTGGATGCTCTAAACAACATTCTCAGTTTGTGACAGGACTTGCCAGGTCAGTTTTTGGGAGGCATGGGGATTGTCACCCATATCTTGAAGAGCACCTGTGATGCAGGCACAACTTAAGAGGATTATCAGTCTTTTCCAGTTTCCACTCATCCTTGGAGGACTCAGGAGTTCTCTTTATGTGGGATGTGTGGATCCAAGCCGAGATGCCTTCTACTTTACTGCTGTAGGAGTGGTCAGGAGCACTAGGTATGGCCCTTTCCAACATGGCTCGAGGCTACCAGCTCAAAGACGCTGAACCAAACTGTGTCTCCTACTTGAAACTGGTGTGGCACACTCGGGTTTCCACTCTCATAGGCCCCCTTCAGCTACTCGCAGAACTCACGCCGAACTGCCTCCAGTGCTTTCATATGGGTGAACAAGGATTTAGAAAGAATAGCATCACGATTAtgtaaccctcctgcctcagtaatAGAGGGTGGTCCTCCACATAAGATTTCATAAGGTGTAAGTTTAAACTGTCCCAGGGTGTTCTGTacatggaagaaaaggaagggatggagggctgTCCAGTCATTCCTGCCAGTATCTAATGTCAATTTAATTAAAGTCTCTTTAATAGTTCTGTTcatcctctctacctgtcctgaactctggggtctatAGGCACAATGTAATTTCCAGTCTATCTCTAATTGAGTGGctagtccctgacttacctgggcaacaaaggcaggtcCATTGTCAGACCTAATTACCTTGGATATCCTGAACCTTGGGAAGATTTCTTGTATTATCTTCTTAGCCACCACTTTGTCTGTTTCATTTCTTGTAGAAAAGGCTTCTATCCATTCTGAAAAGGTATCTATAAAAACTAGAAggtatttgtttttatacttagccagttttacttctgtgaagtCCACTTCCCAATAGGCTCCTGGTCTGTTGCCTCTAAGTCTTGTTCCTGGTGGACATCTCGAATATCCAGCATTAGTCATGGCACAGGCTTGACAATTTTTTACTACTGTTTCAGCTATATCAGACAAATCCAATATATAAAATTCTGAAGCCTTAGTTAGAGTCTTTAAATGTTTGGATCCTAAATGGGTCAGGCGATGTAGGATTGTCACGTATTTTCATCCTTCCTTCTGTGGAAGAATTATTTTACCGTCTGTGGTCTCTATTTTCCCTTGAGAGGCCTCAGGTTGAAGTCCTAGTTTTCTTATCTTTATGTAGTCATCAGGAGAGTGCTCAAATTTAGTGAAGTGGGTACCAAGGGGGTCTCCAGGGGCCTCAACTGTCATAACCATTTTCCCTTGGGCAGTCCACTTGGCTTCTAGATCTGCCATCTGGTTCCCTTTGGCCACTGCATCCTGTGACCTTTGATGTCCAGGGCAGTGAATAATAGCTACCACTCATGGGCAGGTGTATAGCCTCCAGGAGGCTtaaaatctcttttttatttttaatgtctttccCAGCAGAAGTTTATAGTCCCCTTTGTCTGTAAATTGCCCCATGGATGTGGGCAGTGGCAAAGGCATATCTACTGTCAGTATAGATATTGACACACTTTCCTTCTGCAAACTGTAGTGCCTTTATCAGGACAATGAGCTCAGCTTTCTGGGCAGAAGTTCCTTCTGGCAAGCTGCTAGCCCAAATCACCTGCTTCCCATCTACTATTGTCGCTCCCGCCATTCACTTACCTTCAACCACGAAGCTGTTACCATCAGTATACCAGTTTGGACTTCCTGGCCAGAGCTGGTCTCTTAGGTCACTTCTAGGACCTGTCTCTTCCACCAGGATGTCAAGGCAGCGGTGAACAGAAGCAGAGTCATTAGCTTCAGGCAGTAAGGTGGCAGGATTCAGGATAGCTGGGGATGCAAAGCCCACCCTCTCAGTCAACAACAGGCTTTGATAATGTTTCATGCGGGCGCTGGACATCCATCTGTCAGGTGGCTGTCGAATAATGTTCTCAAGAGAGTGGGGTGCTACCACAGTTATTTGTTGTCACAGAGTCAGTTTGTCAGCATCCTTGACCAGCAAAGCTACCGCAGCAATAGCCCTTAGACAAATAGGTCATCCACTGGCGACAGGGTCCAGTTTCTTTGATAAATAGGCCACAAGTCTTTTCCATGGTCTTAGGGTCTGAGTAAGGACCTCTCTGGCGACCCCTGCCCTTTCATCCACATACAGAGTAAAAGGCTTAGTCAAATCAGGCAAAGCCAAAGCTGGTGCCATTAACAGGGCCTTTTTGATATCTTCAAAGGCCTTCTGATGATCTGGGGTCCATGTGAACTCCCCTTTTTCTCTTGTGAGGGGATATAGAGGGTCTGCTAATGTAGCGAACCCAGGAATCCACAGTCTACAGAAGCCAGCGGTGCCCAAAAACTCTCTTACCTGGTGTGGGGTTGTTGGGACTGGGATCTGAATAACAGTCTTCTTCCTGGCTTCTGTTAGCCACCAATTCTGATCTCACAGGATATATCCTAGATAGGTAACCTCAGTTTGGCATAATTGAGCCTTCTTAGCTGAAGCTTGGTATCCCAACTCACCCATTGCTGCCAGCAGTCTCTTAGTTCCTTGGAGACACTCGAGTTCAGTTGATGTAGCTAGAAGCAAATCATCAACATATTGGAGTAAGGTTATCTGAGGATTTTCAACCCTGAAAGAGGCCAAGTCTTGGTGGAGAGCCTCATCAAAGAGAGTGGGGGAGTTTTTAAACCCCTGTGGTAGCCTATTCCACATCAGCTGCCCCACTAGTCCAGTATCAGGATCTCTCCACTTGAAAGCAAAAATGGGCTGGCTGGAGGCATGTAATCTCaaacagaagaaagcatctttaaaatCTAAAACAGTGTACCATTTCCTTTCTGGAGGGAGCAGACTAAGTAGGTTGTATGGGTTAGGCATAGTTGGATGAATATCCTGAACTCTCATGTTGACCTCTCTTAAGTCCTGCACTGGCCTGTAATCATTAGTGCCAGGCTTCTTTACTGGCAGCAGGGGAGTGTTCCATGGTAACTGACAGGAGA contains:
- the LOC143441470 gene encoding uncharacterized protein LOC143441470; translated protein: MSSARMKHYQSLLLTERVGFASPAILNPATLLPEANDSASVHRCLDILVEETGPRSDLRDQLWPGSPNWYTDGNSFVVEELEEMKNFLESCSKTVKPPRCHFGHFPWFCYLVSLGVEEQKEEEPAAEASRFLAGPY